A genome region from Populus alba chromosome 5, ASM523922v2, whole genome shotgun sequence includes the following:
- the LOC118036703 gene encoding transcription factor bHLH145, with product MGEDWGSLFPQQRFNCQSPNSNYLGASLAFGQQNTLPLLMDPNTNMVFTNGIGYPFTELLHSQASQENEPRGWFHGLPHFRQALMPPSNSVHKERRPRLETVLKEKLPTAPHDNKEDNMPKAVSGCDQKRLLVFDQSGDQTTLIFSSGVGTPVQCLKSWIPKPTVGFDLNREIPGAKGQNFHLGPIANDEFVEDDGIDMHEDTEELNALLYSDDGDVCSEDEVTSTGHSPSTMTTHDRRDWFDGSAEEVASSNGSNKKRKLFDGGYTDAPSLKDTATSVKPTRCFGHEEDAESRCDKGTNSMSHELGSESGNKRMRKESIRETMSILQNLIPGGKGKDAIVVLEEAIQYLKSLKFKAKALGLDAP from the coding sequence ATGGGAGAAGATTGGGGATCTCTGTTTCCTCAGCAGCGATTTAATTGTCAATCACCCAATTCAAATTACTTGGGTGCTTCACTTGCCTTTGGGCAGCAAAATACTCTTCCTTTGCTTATGGATCCCAATACTAACATGGTCTTTACAAATGGGATCGGGTATCCATTTACTGAGCTACTGCACTCACAGGCTAGCCAGGAAAATGAACCTCGTGGATGGTTTCATGGTTTGCCTCACTTCCGACAGGCCTTAATGCCTCCTTCAAACTCTGTTCATAAAGAGAGAAGGCCTCGTTTAGAAACTGTTCTCAAAGAGAAACTCCCAACTGCCCCTCATGACAATAAGGAGGACAACATGCCTAAGGCAGTCTCTGGCTGTGATCAGAAAAGACTGCTTGTTTTTGACCAGTCAGGTGATCAAACAACTTTGATCTTTAGTTCTGGAGTTGGGACTCCTGTCCAGTGCTTGAAGTCTTGGATACCAAAACCAACAGTTGGCTTTGATTTGAATAGGGAAATTCCTGGGGCTAAAggtcaaaattttcatttaggACCAATCGCAAATGATGAATTTGTTGAAGATGATGGGATTGATATGCATGAGGACACTGAAGAACTGAATGCCTTACTTTACTCGGACGATGGTGATGTTTGCTCTGAGGATGAAGTCACCAGTACAGGTCATTCACCTAGTACAATGACAACTCATGATAGGCGAGATTGGTTTGATGGAAGTGCAGAAGAGGTTGCTAGCTCTAATGGttcaaacaaaaagagaaagttgTTTGATGGAGGTTATACAGATGCTCCATCACTCAAGGACACAGCTACTTCTGTAAAACCCACTAGATGTTTTGGGCACGAGGAAGATGCAGAATCCAGGTGTGACAAGGGCACCAATTCAATGTCACATGAACTGGGTTCAGAATCAGGCAACAAGAGGATGAGAAAAGAGAGTATTCGTGAGACAATGAGCATTCTCCAGAACCTCATTCCAGGTGGAAAGGGCAAGGATGCAATTGTTGTTCTTGAAGAAGCAATTCAATACTTGAAGTCATTGAAGTTCAAAGCGAAAGCTTTAGGACTTGATGCTCCATGA